A window from Saprospiraceae bacterium encodes these proteins:
- a CDS encoding endonuclease/exonuclease/phosphatase family protein: MAAVVALLIAYVAPHIDPELTWALSFFGLFYPVILLINIIFIFYWVFKKPRYIWPSLIAILIGWSQLNSFISFSSQQPESEGETITIMSFNISNASFGYDKNKKTRELKKEGLIDFLDQFKNTDIICFQEVGDYAYEILKKNFPKHHIYFKQKGAVILSKYPFRDKGEIDFGTKTNSCLWADITLDDETYRVYSIHLQSNQITRDTEKLANQKEINQKQAWYDIKGILRKFRNNHIQRSRQAEKIAEHVKKSQYKVIMAGDLNDPPQSYTYKVFSLLGNDAFREKGVGIGTTFAGKIPLLRIDYIFADKNLKVHDFTIIKDNYSDHYPISATLEWNDKIDDESSDKE, encoded by the coding sequence ATTGATCAATATTATATTTATTTTTTATTGGGTGTTTAAAAAACCGCGTTACATTTGGCCATCATTGATAGCCATCCTGATTGGATGGAGCCAGTTGAATAGTTTTATTTCATTCAGTAGCCAACAACCCGAATCTGAAGGTGAGACCATCACTATAATGTCCTTCAATATCAGTAATGCGTCTTTTGGCTATGATAAAAACAAAAAAACACGGGAACTAAAAAAAGAAGGATTAATTGATTTTTTGGATCAATTCAAGAACACCGATATAATATGTTTTCAGGAAGTCGGTGATTATGCATATGAAATTCTTAAAAAAAACTTTCCAAAGCATCATATCTATTTCAAACAAAAAGGAGCTGTCATACTTTCTAAATATCCTTTCAGAGATAAAGGTGAAATTGACTTCGGAACAAAGACCAATTCATGCCTTTGGGCAGATATCACGTTGGATGATGAAACATACAGGGTGTATAGCATCCATCTTCAGTCCAACCAAATAACTAGAGATACTGAAAAATTGGCCAATCAAAAAGAAATAAATCAAAAACAAGCCTGGTATGACATCAAAGGCATATTGCGAAAATTCAGAAATAACCACATACAACGCAGCAGACAAGCAGAAAAGATAGCAGAACACGTAAAAAAAAGTCAATATAAAGTAATCATGGCTGGTGACCTGAATGATCCGCCTCAGTCATATACTTATAAGGTTTTTTCATTATTGGGAAATGATGCTTTCAGAGAAAAAGGTGTGGGTATAGGGACAACCTTTGCCGGCAAAATACCATTGTTAAGAATTGATTATATCTTTGCAGATAAAAATCTGAAAGTACACGATTTCACCATCATCAAAGATAATTATTCAGATCACTACCCCATCTCGGCAACTTTGGAGTGGAATGATAAAATTGATGATGAATCATCTGATAAAGAATAA
- the nadA gene encoding quinolinate synthase NadA, with protein sequence MAEVLELAKNNLVKKGFLDIDVDPTLDLVEAINKLKKEKNAIILAHYYQESEIQDVADYIGDSLGLSQKAESTDADMIVFAGVHFMAETAKMLNPSKKVVLPDLKAGCSLADSCPPAFFKKFKEKYPDHVVVSYINCTAELKALTDICCTSSNAEAIINSIPKDKGIIFAPDKNLGAYLEKKTGRDMILWNGACMVHEIFSHEKIVKLMARYPDAKFIAHPECEAHILDKAHFIGSTTQLLKYTQSSPATSFIVATEAGILHQMELASPDKTFIPAPPNNNCACNDCPHMKRNTMEKLYLSMKYELPEIILEDWVIEKGRICIDRMLDISVKAGFKA encoded by the coding sequence ATGGCAGAAGTACTTGAATTAGCAAAAAATAATCTGGTCAAAAAAGGTTTTCTTGATATTGATGTGGACCCAACTTTAGACCTTGTGGAAGCCATCAATAAGTTAAAAAAAGAAAAAAATGCCATTATCCTGGCGCATTATTATCAGGAATCTGAAATCCAGGATGTGGCCGATTATATAGGTGATAGTCTGGGATTGTCTCAAAAAGCTGAAAGCACTGATGCCGATATGATAGTATTTGCAGGAGTGCATTTTATGGCTGAAACTGCCAAAATGCTTAATCCCTCAAAAAAAGTAGTTTTACCGGACCTGAAAGCCGGATGTTCCTTGGCTGACAGTTGCCCACCTGCTTTTTTCAAAAAATTTAAAGAAAAATATCCCGACCATGTAGTAGTGAGCTATATCAACTGCACAGCAGAATTGAAAGCGCTGACCGACATTTGCTGTACATCTTCCAATGCTGAAGCCATCATCAACAGTATACCAAAAGATAAAGGTATCATCTTCGCACCTGATAAAAACCTGGGAGCATATCTCGAGAAAAAAACAGGCAGAGATATGATTCTCTGGAACGGCGCATGTATGGTTCATGAAATTTTTTCACATGAAAAAATTGTAAAGCTTATGGCCAGATACCCTGATGCAAAGTTTATAGCTCACCCTGAGTGCGAAGCACATATTCTAGACAAAGCACATTTTATCGGCTCTACTACTCAATTGCTCAAGTACACCCAATCCTCTCCGGCTACATCTTTCATAGTTGCCACTGAAGCCGGTATCTTACACCAGATGGAACTGGCCTCACCGGATAAAACTTTTATCCCGGCACCACCCAACAACAATTGTGCATGTAATGATTGTCCTCATATGAAGCGAAATACCATGGAAAAACTGTACTTAAGTATGAAGTACGAGTTGCCGGAAATCATTCTTGAAGACTGGGTGATAGAAAAAGGAAGAATTTGTATAGACAGAATGCTCGATATCAGTGTTAAGGCAGGATTTAAAGCTTAA
- a CDS encoding aspartate 1-decarboxylase: MFLHIHKSKIHRVRVTQANLNYVGSITIDEDLMDAANLYEGEKVQIVNNNNGERIETYVIKGERGSGMICLNGAAARKAEVGDVVIIISYALMTPEEAKAYKPVAIFPDEDNKIN; this comes from the coding sequence ATGTTTTTACACATACACAAGTCAAAAATTCATAGAGTCAGGGTCACACAAGCCAATCTCAATTATGTTGGTTCCATCACGATAGATGAAGATCTCATGGATGCTGCAAACCTTTACGAAGGCGAAAAAGTACAGATAGTCAACAACAACAATGGTGAACGTATAGAAACCTATGTCATCAAAGGTGAAAGAGGCTCCGGTATGATATGTCTCAATGGCGCGGCGGCTCGAAAAGCAGAGGTCGGTGATGTAGTCATCATTATTAGTTATGCACTCATGACTCCTGAAGAAGCAAAAGCTTACAAGCCTGTCGCTATCTTCCCTGATGAAGATAATAAAATCAACTAA
- a CDS encoding flippase-like domain-containing protein: MRSHITKGLKVFIFFAIGIVILYLLYQRQDAAFRADCAIKGISAENCSLMSKIKDDISNANYYWVSITMILFMITNILRALRWKMMFVAIGYRPRMINLFGTIIINYLANLGIPRSGEVIRAGLLSGYEDIPIEKVLGTIFTDRIFDVMMLLIVIVLAMFFGGNDFLAYLNQNISIGSKLAGIFNNSVLIYIIIAFLVLSTVVIWKFRTRIMSTRPGKKLVSLFTGFADGVKSVANVSSVPLFLFYTGAIWFIYYLMVYFAFFTFSPTAHLGPVEGLVAFVFGSLGILIPTPGGMGSFHYLMGEALSMYGISGADAFSFANIVFFSINIFLPIVFGLLALILLPAVNKDE, from the coding sequence TTGCGAAGTCATATCACTAAAGGACTTAAAGTATTTATTTTTTTTGCAATTGGTATTGTCATCTTGTATCTATTGTATCAGCGCCAGGATGCCGCTTTCAGGGCGGATTGTGCCATCAAAGGTATAAGTGCTGAAAACTGCAGTCTTATGTCAAAAATTAAAGATGACATCAGCAATGCCAATTATTATTGGGTATCCATCACAATGATACTTTTTATGATTACCAACATACTCAGAGCACTGAGATGGAAAATGATGTTTGTAGCTATCGGGTATCGCCCACGTATGATCAATCTTTTTGGCACGATCATAATCAACTATCTCGCCAATTTAGGTATTCCGAGATCAGGAGAAGTCATACGCGCAGGATTATTATCCGGTTATGAAGATATACCAATAGAGAAAGTGTTAGGAACGATTTTTACAGACAGGATTTTTGATGTGATGATGCTGTTGATAGTAATCGTTCTGGCGATGTTTTTCGGAGGAAATGACTTCCTGGCCTACCTCAATCAAAACATAAGTATAGGCAGTAAGTTGGCCGGAATTTTTAATAATTCAGTATTAATTTATATAATAATTGCATTTCTGGTACTATCCACAGTTGTCATTTGGAAGTTCAGAACCAGGATCATGTCTACCAGACCAGGGAAAAAATTAGTTTCACTTTTTACTGGTTTTGCTGACGGAGTGAAAAGTGTTGCCAACGTTTCGTCAGTGCCCCTTTTCTTGTTCTACACAGGGGCAATTTGGTTTATATACTACCTGATGGTATATTTTGCATTTTTCACATTCTCACCTACAGCTCATCTTGGTCCCGTTGAAGGTTTAGTGGCATTTGTATTTGGAAGTCTGGGCATTCTGATCCCTACCCCAGGTGGAATGGGCAGTTTTCATTACCTCATGGGAGAAGCATTATCGATGTATGGTATAAGCGGTGCTGATGCTTTTTCTTTTGCCAATATCGTGTTTTTTTCTATCAATATATTTCTGCCTATAGTATTTGGATTATTGGCACTTATCTTACTACCTGCGGTAAACAAAGATGAATAA
- the rfaE2 gene encoding D-glycero-beta-D-manno-heptose 1-phosphate adenylyltransferase — MTLIKEKIYQSHQHIKDQIAIWKASGKKIVFTNGCFDLVHVGHVLYLENAAQLGDILVVGLNSDDSVRRLKGPTRPINDILNRSHVLAALASVDAVIIFEEDTPLNTIHTILPDVLVKGGDWKPDQIVGSDLVLEHGGQVLSLNFVDGYSTTQIENKIIQLGSI, encoded by the coding sequence ATGACACTCATTAAAGAGAAAATCTATCAGTCTCACCAGCATATCAAAGATCAGATTGCTATCTGGAAGGCTTCCGGCAAAAAAATTGTCTTCACAAACGGATGTTTTGATTTAGTGCATGTAGGCCATGTGCTCTATCTTGAAAATGCTGCTCAGCTGGGAGATATTCTTGTAGTAGGGCTCAATAGCGACGACTCAGTGAGAAGGCTTAAAGGACCAACAAGACCTATCAATGATATCCTCAACAGATCACATGTACTTGCTGCATTGGCAAGCGTCGATGCAGTCATCATTTTTGAAGAAGATACACCATTAAATACTATCCATACGATCCTTCCCGATGTTTTAGTCAAGGGTGGTGACTGGAAACCGGATCAGATTGTAGGGAGTGACTTGGTTTTAGAGCATGGAGGTCAAGTATTGTCTTTGAATTTTGTAGATGGGTACTCCACTACACAGATTGAAAATAAGATCATCCAGCTCGGTTCGATTTGA
- a CDS encoding gliding motility-associated C-terminal domain-containing protein: MASKGGSGSGYLYAWSNGRSGDFLSNLVAGKYIVTITDGGGCSTIDSLTLTQPDSLRAIKDPGNFKNPDCINLTGGSVAFVINGGNSGQKQIKWQTGVSSSSSIASGLRAGRYCATITDSQGCTTEFCDSLTQALKEVMLTPMLSKTITCAGSKDGRASVAVSGNNVAYNVVWKDVNGVEISKDSTVANIGAGKYYVFVKELNADGCQNTDSIIITEPPKITFPNPETRKVTCFGLATGQAAIVGGPPGLTYSWSTGINGLFASNFSAGKSWVIAKDNKNCVSDTTFFDTGTFEKLAVDSIRTQLINASCFGNRNGSVRINATGGTGISYTYRWQDGTTGPELTNLAAGTYKVTISDSNNCLQSDSVTVAQPTELVASLDLSKFVGLDCKGTDAGRIGIKTTGGNPGIKTINWQSGLTIDNGVAIGLKEGNYCATVTDNFGCKDTFCYALVAPAQVRGEVNNPNPPQCNGGSTCISVKSVSGGTGNRYTFQINNGRRFPIDSCVRVSAGQYFISFIDSAGCSVDTIITINQPAPISVNLGPDIEMNLGQDPVLLKVDVNSEFKIDTVIWTPKSSLNCLSPDCITLEVNPIITTTYLASVIDEKGCKGSDEITVKVNNIRNVYFPNIFTPNRDGFNDYFQAVVGPGVEKFLSFSIYDRWGNMVFDKSNFIPDPAGTDGWDGTYNNVRLDPGVFVYFVRARFIDGKEIQYTGSVTLADKVRN; the protein is encoded by the coding sequence GTGGCATCCAAAGGAGGATCAGGCTCCGGGTACCTTTATGCATGGTCAAACGGAAGAAGTGGTGATTTTCTCTCCAATCTGGTAGCAGGTAAGTATATCGTTACCATCACTGATGGTGGGGGATGTTCGACCATAGACTCTTTGACATTGACTCAACCTGATAGTTTGAGAGCTATCAAAGATCCCGGCAATTTTAAGAATCCTGATTGTATCAACCTTACAGGTGGTTCAGTAGCTTTTGTCATCAATGGCGGAAATTCAGGTCAGAAACAAATCAAATGGCAGACAGGAGTATCTTCCTCATCGTCTATTGCGTCAGGACTGCGGGCAGGAAGATATTGTGCCACCATCACAGATAGTCAGGGATGTACTACCGAATTTTGTGATTCGCTGACACAGGCTTTGAAAGAAGTCATGCTTACACCCATGCTTTCCAAAACCATCACTTGCGCAGGAAGCAAAGACGGTAGAGCATCTGTCGCTGTCAGTGGTAATAATGTTGCTTATAATGTGGTGTGGAAGGATGTCAATGGAGTCGAAATCAGCAAGGATTCGACAGTGGCAAATATTGGAGCAGGTAAGTACTATGTTTTTGTAAAGGAACTTAACGCTGACGGTTGTCAGAATACCGATTCCATAATAATTACCGAACCTCCAAAGATTACTTTTCCCAACCCTGAAACCCGCAAAGTCACGTGTTTTGGGTTGGCTACTGGTCAGGCAGCAATTGTAGGTGGCCCTCCGGGTTTGACTTATTCCTGGTCCACGGGTATAAACGGACTTTTTGCTTCAAATTTTTCAGCTGGAAAGAGTTGGGTGATTGCAAAAGATAATAAAAATTGTGTTTCTGATACCACTTTTTTTGATACCGGCACGTTTGAAAAGTTGGCCGTTGATAGCATCAGGACTCAATTGATCAATGCTTCTTGTTTTGGTAACAGAAATGGATCCGTCCGAATAAATGCGACCGGAGGAACTGGAATAAGCTATACCTATAGATGGCAAGACGGAACAACAGGCCCTGAACTGACCAATCTTGCAGCCGGAACCTACAAAGTAACTATCAGTGACAGCAATAATTGCCTGCAAAGTGACAGTGTCACCGTTGCACAACCTACCGAATTGGTGGCTTCGCTGGATCTAAGTAAGTTTGTTGGCTTGGATTGTAAAGGCACAGATGCAGGCAGAATAGGAATTAAAACCACAGGTGGAAACCCGGGAATAAAAACTATCAACTGGCAGTCAGGACTAACAATAGATAATGGGGTTGCTATAGGATTAAAAGAAGGAAATTACTGCGCTACAGTGACAGACAACTTTGGATGCAAAGACACATTCTGCTATGCACTTGTCGCTCCGGCACAAGTGAGAGGAGAAGTCAACAATCCTAATCCGCCTCAATGCAATGGAGGCAGTACCTGTATTTCTGTAAAGTCTGTATCCGGCGGTACCGGCAATCGATATACATTTCAAATTAACAACGGCAGACGCTTTCCCATAGACTCCTGTGTGAGAGTCAGTGCAGGTCAGTATTTTATAAGTTTCATTGACTCTGCCGGTTGCTCAGTTGATACAATAATCACTATCAACCAGCCAGCGCCTATATCTGTAAACCTTGGCCCAGATATTGAGATGAATTTAGGTCAGGATCCGGTTTTGCTCAAAGTAGATGTCAATTCAGAATTTAAAATAGATACAGTCATCTGGACACCAAAAAGCAGTTTAAATTGTTTATCACCGGATTGTATTACTTTGGAAGTAAATCCAATCATCACAACCACTTATCTTGCCTCGGTCATTGATGAAAAAGGCTGTAAGGGGTCAGATGAAATCACTGTAAAAGTGAATAATATAAGAAATGTATATTTCCCCAATATTTTTACGCCCAACAGAGATGGGTTTAACGACTATTTTCAGGCTGTTGTTGGGCCGGGTGTAGAAAAATTTCTCTCATTTTCTATTTATGACCGATGGGGCAATATGGTATTTGATAAGAGTAATTTTATACCGGACCCTGCAGGCACTGATGGTTGGGATGGCACCTACAATAATGTGCGCCTTGATCCCGGAGTTTTTGTGTATTTTGTCAGAGCTCGATTCATAGACGGAAAAGAAATTCAATACACCGGTTCGGTCACACTGGCTGATAAGGTGAGGAATTGA
- a CDS encoding M20/M25/M40 family metallo-hydrolase, translating into MQGQDEDVLFIKKIHDEALTAGKAYPWLKELCTKHGGRIAGSPAYIGAASLTKDMLASVKGVQSTLQDCEASYWYRGSKEKVMLLDTKGRKTPLKALSLGNSVATPAGGITAEVVEVKSLDEVESLGKEKIKGKIVFYNRPMDPTQIRTFNSYGGAADQRVFGPSKAAEYGAVAAIVRSLTTSNDDFPHTGVTVYQDSTQRIPGLAISTNDANMLSKKLAIGPVSMYIKTDCKTIGMRSAPTVIGEMKGSKYPEEILLVGGHLDSWDVGQGAHDDGSGCVQAMEVLRIFSAIGYTPKRTIRAVLFSNEENGLAGGRTYAEVSNKKGEFHLAAMESDAGGFSPRGFSFEADTSVFKTYYKNVSKWLPVLESYGLIFEMGGSGADISPLKSQKGLLIGLRPDSQRYFDYHHTDNDLIQHVNRRELELGAAAMASLIYLIDKYGIK; encoded by the coding sequence ATGCAGGGTCAGGATGAAGATGTCTTATTTATAAAAAAGATTCATGACGAGGCACTTACTGCCGGAAAAGCATATCCCTGGCTCAAAGAATTATGTACAAAACACGGAGGGAGAATAGCCGGATCGCCGGCATATATAGGGGCGGCATCACTAACAAAAGACATGTTGGCCTCTGTCAAAGGAGTACAAAGCACGCTTCAGGATTGTGAGGCCAGCTATTGGTACAGAGGATCTAAGGAAAAAGTTATGCTATTGGATACAAAAGGCAGAAAAACCCCATTAAAAGCACTCTCACTTGGAAATTCAGTAGCTACACCTGCCGGCGGTATCACTGCAGAAGTTGTGGAAGTAAAGAGCCTTGATGAAGTAGAATCATTGGGCAAGGAAAAAATCAAAGGGAAGATAGTTTTTTACAACAGGCCTATGGATCCAACGCAGATCCGTACTTTCAACAGTTATGGCGGAGCTGCTGATCAGCGCGTTTTTGGGCCTTCCAAAGCTGCTGAATATGGTGCAGTGGCGGCCATAGTGAGGTCACTGACCACTTCAAATGATGATTTCCCCCACACAGGAGTCACAGTATATCAAGACAGTACACAGCGGATACCGGGCTTAGCCATCAGTACCAATGATGCCAATATGCTGAGCAAAAAACTTGCAATAGGTCCGGTAAGCATGTATATAAAGACAGATTGTAAAACGATAGGTATGAGATCGGCCCCAACAGTCATAGGTGAAATGAAAGGCAGTAAATATCCGGAAGAAATACTACTCGTCGGAGGCCATCTTGATAGTTGGGATGTAGGCCAGGGTGCGCATGATGACGGATCAGGTTGCGTACAGGCTATGGAAGTACTCAGGATTTTTTCAGCTATAGGTTATACACCCAAAAGAACAATTCGCGCAGTACTTTTTTCCAATGAAGAAAATGGTCTCGCCGGAGGCAGAACTTATGCAGAGGTATCAAACAAAAAAGGCGAATTTCATTTGGCTGCTATGGAGTCTGATGCCGGAGGGTTTTCTCCCAGAGGATTTAGTTTTGAAGCAGATACTTCGGTATTTAAAACGTATTATAAAAATGTCAGTAAGTGGCTGCCTGTATTGGAAAGTTATGGTTTGATATTCGAAATGGGTGGTTCAGGGGCAGACATCAGCCCTTTAAAATCTCAAAAAGGACTGCTCATAGGTTTAAGACCTGACTCTCAAAGATATTTTGACTATCATCATACTGATAATGACCTCATACAACATGTAAATAGAAGGGAACTGGAGTTGGGCGCTGCGGCGATGGCAAGCCTCATTTATCTCATAGACAAATACGGAATCAAGTGA
- the hpt gene encoding hypoxanthine phosphoribosyltransferase has product MIQVGDLSFIKYIDAKEIEKKVQEIADSIREDYHEKYPMFLVVMNGAFIYAADLIRKLDFPCELNFVRIKSYQGTESTGQIDIYMPPNIDIKNRHIIIIEDIIDTGNTMSAFLPELEKNQPASICLSSILVKPEAHQHPIITHYPGFIIPNKFVVGYGLDYDGMGRNLKDLYQLNDNS; this is encoded by the coding sequence ATCATCCAGGTAGGTGATCTTTCATTTATCAAATATATAGATGCAAAGGAGATTGAAAAAAAAGTACAGGAAATAGCCGACTCCATCAGAGAAGATTATCACGAAAAATACCCCATGTTTTTGGTAGTAATGAATGGTGCTTTCATCTATGCAGCTGATCTGATCAGAAAGCTGGACTTCCCCTGTGAGCTCAATTTTGTTCGTATCAAATCATATCAGGGAACCGAAAGCACAGGCCAAATAGATATCTATATGCCACCAAATATTGATATTAAAAACAGGCACATCATCATCATAGAAGATATCATAGATACAGGCAATACGATGTCTGCCTTTTTACCAGAATTGGAGAAAAATCAACCTGCGTCGATATGTTTGTCTTCTATTCTCGTAAAACCCGAGGCTCACCAACATCCTATCATCACTCATTATCCGGGATTTATTATCCCCAATAAATTTGTAGTAGGATATGGACTGGACTATGACGGCATGGGTAGAAATCTCAAGGATTTATATCAGCTGAACGACAATTCTTAA
- a CDS encoding hotdog fold thioesterase, with protein sequence MLSDQEQAVKIVHHLMYSNDRFSQWLGIDILEVMPGKCTVQVKVKPEMLNGFNLCHGGVTFAVADSAFAFASNSRGIQSLSVETSISHIKKVLPDDTITAVATEKHITSKFGHYEVLLTNQHNETVAIFKGTVFRTGKSWEIL encoded by the coding sequence ATGCTTTCTGACCAAGAACAGGCTGTAAAAATTGTGCATCATTTAATGTATTCAAATGACCGGTTTTCACAATGGTTGGGTATTGATATACTGGAAGTGATGCCGGGAAAATGCACCGTTCAGGTGAAAGTGAAACCGGAAATGCTCAATGGATTTAATTTATGTCATGGTGGCGTCACCTTTGCAGTGGCTGACAGCGCTTTTGCATTTGCGAGCAATTCGAGAGGCATACAGTCCTTGTCTGTGGAGACATCCATTTCTCATATAAAAAAGGTATTGCCTGATGATACTATCACAGCAGTAGCTACAGAAAAACATATCACATCAAAGTTTGGGCACTATGAAGTTTTACTGACCAATCAGCACAATGAAACGGTGGCGATATTTAAGGGTACGGTATTCAGGACAGGAAAATCCTGGGAAATTCTATAA